In the Colias croceus chromosome 1, ilColCroc2.1 genome, CGTCATGTTCTGGCTGTAGAATCAATTGGAgaggagataatattattattgttttgtccAAAGAAAACAACGACTTCTTACAATTCCAATATGGCGATCCGAACGGCAACGATATATTGGAAATTTAGAAtgagattttaaaatagaaatcccgcaaaatatttcaaggaaaagtataaaatgtgaatctagttgtattcacataatatttaagccGAATTAAGTCCTACATgcctaaataaagatattcagtaaaattcaaaattcaaatggaaTTATCCATTTTTGCTGATAATagtgagttttaatattatataaaaatgttatatataggtaattattattatattataataaacttattgatcTACATtgttggtgttttatttttaatttcctataaatttgaataaggaTGAGAATTAGTAGTGATGTTACCCAGCATCGaaaattttatcgatatcgatatgaAGTTTTATCGATAATATGTACTCAAAGAGACATCACTAGCAACTTCAACTTTTAAATGTTGGCAGCAATGTGGATCATTTTTGACGTGAACTTTTCATAGGTTggtatctagacacgcggcagcgtgtcaagccgagttcaagcgaagagaactggcgagcagcagccgtgtgtatatttacacgaaccatttcgagccacttttttaaactgttttacatactgtttatattttgtgaggttctaaaaactagcctcatcaaattatggggttcaataggtcattagttgtttgctttgtgaaaataattatattattcaaattaaaaaagttatattttggaataaacattgttctctaagggaaaataaaacaattgagttttcagtcaacctaagaacttaatacatctttgtaaataaatttctggactgtctgcagaacttggcacacatttagatctcatttctttttttggcaaattaagtcaacgattgaactcggctccaatttttacatttatgtttttggtgggatataaGACTTAACCTAAGTAATACATGCATATGTGTGCGTGAGCTCGAAATCGAAGTACTGAGTGCCGTCTCTTCCTATAcctattacttgctctgttaAGTTAACCCGTCTAGCGTCATACGCACAGATGTTATGCGTCCCAAGTATGTCGAGGTAGTTTACGaaatctagcttttttatgactaccgagtttgaaaattttatttaccctattgttctataattatatgccatgtatgatatatttttggaaagaGGAAGAAACTAgttatagcataaaaatgtaatcatgacgatatatattttctataaaattataaaaaaattgattttcttttgttttaattttaattgcttacatacctactaacaCTTACATGATAATGGTGAGTCATCAAATGatcatattcacgttttcataTCACTACACGATTGCCAAATACATTCACttatattttcacacatttaacACAACGTATTTCACtatgaataataacaaatatccattattcacaaacaagaaaaaaagcgCCATTTTGCGTCTTCCGCACTGAAAAGTTGAGACACTTTTTCACTGAGTATTCTTCAAATATCCCTAAAACCAATATCATAAACGTattctacgtaaaatttccAGTAATATACGTCTCAATTATCACTCATCTAATTATTCCTCTCGGCATAATTCACAATCCAAATATTCGTTGAACAAGACGAACTTTACAAAGTACAAACTATGGCCGATGACGCAACTCAATCAATgattcacttttttttttttttttgtggtgTCTGTATTTCCTGTCTCGGAGTCGTGTCGatttgaattataaatgtttaaggcatagagaaatattttttatactggaAACATTCACTTGTACGTCTCTACTGATGACCTTCAATGTCACGGGCCGCGTTACGCACAGTGTTTGTCAGCGCAGGACGCTCTCAGTACAATTTGAGTTACGCTACAACCGCTGTGCGTAGGAGGTTAAGAGGCTGATTCAAGAATGTTCtgccatatttttcattctgtcAAACACAACGACAGTGCAGAGATAATTATTCCAAGCCCTGACaccgatatttttgtattaggcctttatttctggcataaacttgaaaatataCTCGCCATCTTTGAATGCTCCCCCCCACTCCCCCATGCAACTATTTCACTGTACGAACTATTGAATCGTAAACAATGGActataattgttaattatttaaaataacaatttaaaaaatatattcatgagttttcaatctatagtggtttaaagttaactcaaaaatggaccattttcgtaaattttctaaaaaatcttagagaaagtgtaagaaatgttatagtatgctatatattcgtgatctactcaataagctctttcatttgataccccacgcggcatgttttggaaatgtttatttttttctttgtatgccatatttaataACCGGGGTGCGGGGAAggggaccacaaaactggttggcaacatctgtctataggatgtctgggatctatacaatatatatcagaagtcagatttaggtccgctatttatgcaaacgaacatctccttggagcctgctctatgagccaaaaaactgttatcGTTTGATAAAGCATTTACATTCtcttgtttatcgaatttttgatgggtcCGAATTAGGATTATaatgataactgcgttaaaaacaaccgactttaaacttgcacttgcaacatttacaaatgcagacaaaaatgctcataaaataaaaacttactgggcctatccgaataaaatttttatgggaccaattcgacaccatcccgcatcgaacaaaaaaagaatcacgtaaatcggttcagaaacctcggagtaatcggtgtacatacataaaaaaaaaaaaaaaaaaaaattggttgtctgtaaagtcggtttactgacgataattgaacgtgacaacgtccgattgtgcttctttgtcgctcgttccgcgctctcgttTCCTCCTTTcgtctcctccttttttttgaagtcggttaaaaaaaaaggagtagttttcctattacggtggtagttatttccaggtaactctgtattaggttatatcatctcctattacggccctattcatagaacatattaaaattaccagcccccctagccaagtggcatACAATTTATAGCGTTTCTCTTTCTACAAACGTTGACGCCTTAACGAATACGATAAACGACAGGTAGCCAAGTGGATTAGAACTTGGCGAACGCTTATTCTATTGGATCGTACGCTAATGTCTATGGCTTCGAATTCTAACGTCAGTCAGCGTACGTCAAACTGTCAACTGTCATTCAGTTTGACATTGGtaatgttgaaaaatattcttgaaatattcaaattaaactgCCGAATTCCGAAAAcggaaaaagtaaaaagtcaaaaaatttttgaagtgaactaaaaaatacaggttgtgctttaaattataaaaatacaaatagaggTAAGTTAATTTTGCATTTGCAATGAGGCATAAAAAGATATAATGTCTTCaaggtttaaatttaatttatttatgtgtactTATTTTTCTAGTTTAGAAATGGAGAGACTGCGCGCCAGCCAGGAGCAATTTTCTGCTCTTATAGAATTCATGGAAaggtactattaaaaaaatacagttttgatTCCAAACttgcttcaatatttttataataaacaatgaaatcATTAATACCAAGTGCTTCATTGGTGTGTGTTACCCATAGGTATGGTGACCTCTCTCGACCACAGCGGGGACCTCAGGGTCGACTAAAAGCCGACCAAATGTGGGCAAGGCTCacattattacttaattcagTTGGTGGTGGGGTTCACAAATCACAAGAGAAGTGGAAGAAAGTAAGTTTGAACTTGCATCTTGTTAACCTAGCTGTATATTTCAAactctcaattgttttgctattaacttgcatcttgttaacctaagtgtacattgcaaactctcaattgttttgctattcacttgcatcttgttaacctaagtgtatattgcaaactctcaattgttttgctatttacttgcatcttgttaacctaagtgtatattgcaaactctcaattgttttgctattaaCTTGCATGTTGTTAACCTAAGTGTATATTGCAAactctcaattgttttgctatttacttgcatcttgttaacatagctgtatattttaatatattcatttattttgctaTTGCCCTTTTCATGCACCGCTTTAACTCACAACATGTAAACCTAAAGGTCTGGGCAGATTGGAagactaaaacaaaaaaaaaagaaaatgttgaTTTCCAACCACACAAATGGTACTGGTGGTGGTCCAAGCAGCAGGCTGTCTCTAACAGTTTTGGAAGACCGAGTCTGTGCCATACTGGGAGAGACTGCTGTTCTTGGTCAAGCTGGCATACAAGAGCATGGCTTTAATGTtagtactattatattatagcaacTTTACGTATCACACCAATTCCTCTGTAACTTGCATGGccaataatagatatttattttgaaagagATTACATATAAGCCTCTTTCAACTTGTGTAAaatgaattgtattaaataaataaaacaaataaacagcttgaaaatctatactaatataataaagctgaagagtttgtttgtttgattgaacacgctaatctcgggaaatactggtccgatttgaaaatttctttcgattttagatagcccacttatcgaggaaggttataggctatatatatcatctcgctaagaccaacaggagcagagcactgcaggtaaaactacggagcacagctagtgtttgaaaatgtaattccatcacaatataattaatagatatttaatgtTGATGAGAACattaaatatcttttaattatattttattctttataaatctatatcaattatacaaaatacttaGCTAACAATTCCTAATCGTAACATTTGTAAGTGTTAAGAGTATatgataaaagttataaataactaatatattgataaaaataaatatttttcaggcGCCACCAGTACCAAGGGAAGAACCCATTCCTGAAGATGTGGAAATTGAAATTCCTGTAGGCTtagagaattttaattataatagtaagttttattaaactctatttacttattaaattagcCTTCTTCTAGGAGCTGTTTTCAATCGtcataatatagtttaatcgataataattgaacataattcattaaatgACTTGAATAAATTAGTCTTTGCTTGTATCCTAGAGAATATTATTCAACAGATGGAATGGATGAacatttctaatttataatataagtggaAGTCAGAATTATATTTGCCTccttaacattattttcattactcaACAGCAAGTGTTCCAACATTGCCAGCATCACCGCTACTGCTAGACCCACAGCCCTcaccaccaccaccaccaGTACGTCCGCCGCCCCCTCTACCGCGTTCTCCTCCGCGTCCCACTGGTCGACGGTCATCGGCGTCACCGCGATCTGCGACTGCCTCGCCGCGACATGGGATGCAGAGAGCTCGCAGGAATCGCGGCTTAACGCCATTTGACCGGGCCGCTACAGAATTTGTGGCGGTTGAACAACGACGCCTTGCACTGGAGGAGACGCGAGAGAAGCTTTCCCATGAGCGAGAAAGGGAAAGGGAAAAGCTTCTCCATGAACGTGAGAGGGAGCGTGAGGAACTTTTCCACCAAAGAGAAATGGAGCGACTGCGGCTGGAGTCGCTAAAGGTTGAGGCAAATCGCGAGCAAACTAGGGTGATGCAGCAAATAGCTGTTATCGGGCAAAGGTTGCTCGAGATATTGCCTCAAGGGCCCgcatcttaattttttttttcatagggttttaagtgtattatttagtgcctttctttttattttttttaagtgcttgttttagattttaatattttaatttaatagtttaagtacagtattttcTGTCCTCAGTCTTtagttgttttactttttacacgctttttattagcttcacctgtatgtttgaatgtttgtttgtaaccgacttctttgggcgcgattttgacccactttaaacggccagatttcgttcaaactttgtagatttattgaggaccgatgacaatacactaatttgataaaattattccatttttcaatttgcaaaaagcgtgttttttagttttttttaaactattattatatatatctttaaatttaataggatttatatgtacttaatttattttaagtgtttgttttagattttaatattttaatttaatagtttaagtacagtattttcTGTCCTCTGTCTTtagttgttttactttttaatctttaaattttataggatttatatgtacttaatttgttttaagtgtttgttttagttttaagaatattaaataaaacatatatatacataataatagtatattttattacttaattagttAAGTAGTTTATACCACCATTAATTCAGTacacacttttttaaatactaacaaaaaaaacaataataaaaattacaaacttaaaaatattataaaaaacagGTTGAGGCTGCAACAATGATCAATTTTTTCACCTATGACCTGCACTAAAATATGAGCAGTTATCAGAAACTTTAAAAGGATTAATATATACTGTAACTAATGcagtttcattatttaaatctgtgtaggtaaacaaaataatgttttaggagcgaaaaaatattatacaaaactaCTTGGTCAGGCATACTAAATTAGGCTTAAAAGTAATACACATTAAAACTACACACAAcacactttaaaaaatacaaaaatacaaaaataacctaCTAAACTAAtctattaactaaattatttagcATTATTCTGCCACTCATCAGCTCATCTTGGTTGCTGGAAATGGGTCCAACCCCCACACTCGGTTCATCACCATCCTCTTGTTGCTCAGCCATATTATTAGGGGGAGGTAATTTAGCATCCAGTGCAATATTGTGCAGAACACAACATGCAATAGTTACCTCACTGGCAACACGAGGATGGTAATGGAGTGTACGATGCTTCAGCAAGCATCTCCAACGAGCCTTCAATACACCAAAACATCGTTCAATACAATTGCGTGCCTGTAAATGGCGTGTAGTGTACACCTCTGCTCGAGAACCTGGTTCGGCATTTAAAATTGGTGTCATCAGCCACGCTCTCTGTGGGTATCCAGAATCaccttaaacaaataatgtagttaaagagctttataaattataactccaatatttttatgataaatatgtAGAAGTAGGTAGGAATTAAATGATTTACCTAATAGCCACGTCAATTCACCATTTTCGTGAAGTCCACGCATGTATGGTTCCACTTCACTGGATGACCATATGAAGGAATCATGCGTGGCTCCACCATATTTTGCATTGACATTGATAACACAGctcaacaaaaaaacaatttttttttgttgccctggatatttctacagatttatatatttcaagtaCCCAGTTTGCGaatgtaatcattaaaattatttaattggctctagtttttttttaatttggattttcatatataaaaatttcttacGGCCCTTCAGAGTACGGGTTACtaacaagtgtttatttttaggtgAATTACGTTTTCTGCACATTTATTCGCTCAGACAGAACCCTATTCTATAAAACTGACTGTAGAATATCAGaataataaatggtttctgtaaaaaaacatttttatgaacaacAATGTTCGGTTTGTATCGAGTTAAAGAAACCCAGTAGCACTTGGTCAGCAAAGTGGATAGGTATACGAAATTCccttgatgtttttattaatagaattagACAAAGCAAATTCAttaggaataattaataaatatgaaaatttaggCCTTTGAGGGAATCTAGAAGTATAAGAAGAATACCCGATGGCCCTACAGGACGGGCGTGTCgacaattgataaaaaatgaaaatttaacaaaatttaataactgaTGCTGAATGTAAATTATGGAGAGAtatagtattaattaatttaagattaatttcaaacaccaaattataaagaaatggCACAacagttgtttaaaaaacttcattattttatgagcaaatACGAGCATAAAGCTACACTTTGCCCACAGTCTCCTGGATAGATATCCAGTAAATCTGCGGAATTTCTGTGAGAAACAGGAAGAACACATCGAAaaagaagtaaaaattatGGAATAATGGTATCAGGGTATATGGGATCGTCACATGATGGCAGATTACTGATGGTCCATAAGAAAACTATTGTCCCAAAATTAACTAAGAAGACAAgcttataaaatctatttccttgtactatttcataagttttaatgatttttctctatttttatatccatttgaattaattaaatactaaaacaaaacaataagtaaaactttgtaataaataaatgatgtaaaaaaaatataccttctATTTCATGCTGCATTTTAGAGTCTAGTAAGAAAAttaggataaaaaaaaactagagccaATCTACCAAAACTATTAATAGTtctgtatataatatgcattaaattattcgaaaccaCTTTCACATCCAGGGCAACAAAATCATTGTTGACCAGTGTaatctttaaattatcatcacatatctgaaaaaaaaaaatttaagttataaaaaatattctatttgcagttgctttgttattttgttttaatgaaacatgattaaaaacaATGCTTACTAACTAATAATACATATGCAAAGAAAAATAGCTTACCATTTGCACATTTAAGGAATGGTATCCTtttctgttaaaataattctgtTCATCAATGTGGGGTTTTACAATTGATATGTGAGTGCAATCTATGCATCCAATTACCCCTGGCAATTGAAATTTCCTTTGAAATCTGTAATTAGGTACATTCACATTTAATAATCAAAgacaattacctacatatattaaacatataatacaattgttaaaaagactttcaaatgaatttgtcataatattttgtaaacctTTAAAACATTTAGAATTGaacagaaacaaacattttgtggTATAATAGAATTGTTTGTGACTACAATAGCAGCAACCTTCTTCAATGCAAAggattatgttatttattaaaattgtacaaaacattgaaagtttttttttttttttatgtcagagcaagcaactTAAGCATAAGAAATAAACACTTGCAACATAAGAAGTGttgcaggtgctttgccggccttttatggacaaataagctcttttcttgaaggccccaatgtcgtagttgtacattgaaagttataaataaattaataaaaacacttaCTCTTGTCGAATTCTTGTTCTTTCTTGGTGTGTTTGAGGGAAAACTAtccattttttcactatccGAGGACTGTTGAGTGCCTCCACAACTTGCCTAATGCATCTACTTGTAGTGCGTTGTGGCAAATGTTGTGTGACACCCACAATTCTCTGATAGGATCCCGTTGCGAAGAAACTCAGAGCGCAAAGAACCTACGAATATAAGTAGAATTAGGATAcgtaatataggtacctaatagatATGCACAACACATGACTTTCATTGGGCATTTAAAATATCGGACatcactaataattataaacaatcgcAGTGAAGAAACTGTGGATTACCTTTACTTCCAAAGGAATTTCTTTAGTCCCCCGTATGTTTGTTTCGTTACGTAGGCTGCAGCAAAGCTCgctaaaagtttttttatttaacctaAAACGCTCCTGAAACAATTGTTCCGGCATTTCATTGATTGTCTCTAAACTCCGTCTGGAcgcatttcttttttggcgcCTGAGCCAAAGTTCTTCATCGTGCGCAGCTTTTAAAAGTCTCAAAGCgtgcattttatgaaaactaaaattttataatcactAAACACAACACGAAACTTCGACAGCTGATTATAAAATCGCCATTTTGTTTCGATTTCTACAAGATGTTATAGCGTACGCTAGTTATCGAACGCCCATTGGCGTAGTCTCCTGTCAAAAGTGCCACTTGGCTAAGCATTTGTATGGCGCCTGTCGTATGACTTAGGTAACGTTTCGTCACGTTTCGTctaatagaatagaaaaacattGCCACTTGGCTACCAATTTTCGTTTCGTTACGCTGGGTCACGTGACGTATCTccagcttatgtcaatctcatacattcgtttatctattctatcaaacgcaatgactaaggaatcctatggacagggcatattgttctatacaaacaactgattatacaaatatcatgcatttcgataccgaaataataaaactaatactgtctctttctaactaatgaatattctgatgtgatgtgaaaaaatatgactatacgtcagtcagtgctaattctataccgcttgacatttgaagttagctcaaatacctactgtggCCGGTCGCCATTTTATGTTCTCGTTAATACGATGTACATGCTCTGTCATTGCTCCgtagtaaacattgaaaaatattgaatatttttgtgattgtgacaaacatttgtgtctaaaacatatagaGTGGTCAAGGACAAATAGTGGCATAATGCCAAAGCGCAGTATTGTGAGATGTGGCTCCGGAAAGAATGAAAACCAGAAAAGTTTGTCTTTGCACCGGTATGTATACgttttgactgaaatattagttatttctttgctgatttagttattttcatgtatattgaattaaggagtattcacagactatgttcagtgcaaaattgttaccaaatatagctttattttgtatattttcgttctagtaaaataatgaatttgggtgctagtgatggcttataatatcgacatcagcaaaatgttcgatgatgacgtgcgtctcccaaggctgtgtcattaatcttaagaatagttgctttggtgaatacacttccaaaataacaaattaattttgccaagagcagcagaaggaaaaataaaacacttaaatttacctaatatgaattttaacttaagtaagattaatcgcttttatagtacctactttaattaaaaatgtatttataaataagtcaggtcaggactaaaattataataacctaaatattcattttttgaaggttaccaagaagtgaaaatagaaaaggagaatggttagaagcaattgaaactgaaaatatcaAGCCAAATGTAAAGGATATATCATAGTACATTTCCCAGAAAGTGCTTTCAATAGAACAATGGATGTGATTAGTCTGCACGATGATGCTACACCAGTATGTCTGCCGCTGCATTCACACAGGGTGAGGTTTTTATCTGTagacacgtgatgtcttccaatttacttttggtctttttatttagatttagggctgtcatttataatctaacgtttctcctattttgaaggaggcctgtgaacaaactgagatggttttatatgattttttgagtacaaacttgggtgatatttggttgttgaaatgttattgactgagggaaagtgcaatttactttaaatacatggggtgttttaagttatttttctattctttataaatttatatatataaagcatttgaatgccataaaaccaaaaatataaattcaaattccgCTATTGTAAGCCctaatgttgatattaatttcaaaccatcagcattgcccttttaattaaaatgtattgcattttagtttaaatgtaaagtgaacaatgctagttaatgtaaactgtgaCATTTCATTTCCAGGTACCAGTTGAGCCTCAAATCCCGAACTCAAAAATGAACAGAGTGAATCCGAGTGCATCCCAGGCTGCACAAAATAGTTTAgctctataattttctctgttattatatattattgtttttttgtctattatttataaataaataaattactgtatattgtgttgttcatcgtaataaaatactattatatacctgtattattatatatgttgtttcattatattacattcctcaaaactgaaattaccaaattgtaagtctaccgtaatccttatatcgaagtcaaaattgaactggatttatcaaattatacagctatcttgtcctgcgaggttgctggtgttttacaagtaaccctgtataggtgTTACCGTCACGAGCAGCctcccgtccgattagggcccttctggcctcctccactcaagcgacagctcaagccgaggttcgtggtccccgtcaaggggggacgcccttgtgcatgtcgctaccagggtgaaccttcagttcacccccgcgtccgcgttaaaatgtagaagcccttctggctaacattgagaaacaccataaaaaaaaaaaaaaaaaaaaaaaaacgagcAGCCATCgccatacttaattttattaattggcattgtcattttttccatttgtaattttacgtctatgttttgtacaataaagttaaaataaataaaaaagagtgtgtgtttatgtacacgcgttagaagttacttctttggcgtatggacaaaatactagaatatacaacttgaacatagttatcaattttcataccacctagaacttacttcatgctgttaattttaggtgtcggt is a window encoding:
- the LOC123697020 gene encoding formin-like protein 2 codes for the protein MERLRASQEQFSALIEFMERYGDLSRPQRGPQGRLKADQMWARLTLLLNSVGGGVHKSQEKWKKAPPVPREEPIPEDVEIEIPVGLENFNYNTSVPTLPASPLLLDPQPSPPPPPVRPPPPLPRSPPRPTGRRSSASPRSATASPRHGMQRARRNRGLTPFDRAATEFVAVEQRRLALEETREKLSHEREREREKLLHEREREREELFHQREMERLRLESLKVEANREQTRVMQQIAVIGQRLLEILPQGPAS
- the LOC123697056 gene encoding putative nuclease HARBI1, with the protein product MHALRLLKAAHDEELWLRRQKRNASRRSLETINEMPEQLFQERFRLNKKTFSELCCSLRNETNIRGTKEIPLEVKVLCALSFFATGSYQRIVGVTQHLPQRTTSRCIRQVVEALNSPRIVKKWIVFPQTHQERTRIRQEFQRKFQLPGVIGCIDCTHISIVKPHIDEQNYFNRKGYHSLNVQMVSYFSLHMYY